The following are encoded in a window of Syngnathoides biaculeatus isolate LvHL_M chromosome 3, ASM1980259v1, whole genome shotgun sequence genomic DNA:
- the LOC133497961 gene encoding profilin-2-like: MSWQSYVERLMAEGTCQDAAIVGYGDAKYVWASLSGGTFANITPAEIDVMMAKERDSFFIQGLTLGNKKCSVLRDSLHVDGDWTMDFRTKNQDGGPTYNISVARTDKVLVMVMGKDSIHGGVLNKQAYVMADYLRRSGY; this comes from the coding sequence ATGTCCTGGCAGAGCTACGTGGAGAGACTGATGGCAGAAGGCACCTGTCAGGATGCGGCCATTGTTGGTTATGGTGACGCCAAATATGTCTGGGCATCACTAAGCGGCGGAACGTTCGCCAACATCACGCCCGCCGAAATCGATGTGATGATGGCAAAGGAACGTGACTCTTTCTTCATCCAGGGTCTGACTTTAGGCAATAAAAAATGTTCTGTACTCAGAGATAGCCTCCACGTTGATGGTGACTGGACCATGGACTTCCGGACGAAGAATCAAGACGGAGGGCCAACATACAATATTTCTGTAGCCAGAACTGACAAAGTATTGGTTATGGTTATGGGGAAAGATAGTATCCATGGAGGAGTGCTCAACAAGCAAGCATATGTGATGGCTGACTACCTGAGGAGGTCTGGATACTGA